The DNA region ctcagtgctcgtactggttacatgtgcatttgctgtttgctgatattttgtgttcactgttgactgtgtttaatttcactatgaaaatgtcaaaaactgaagtgtcagaactaccactgtatatgatttaacagaacgacaagttactgaagttttatagtgacagtaacgttctacatttattccaataagtcatttaccaggtgtttgattcggttcgtttgaagctgtatatttgttttattgaatgtttttgttggaaataaaatttcttcatgTCATTATTCcccaaacaatacagtataacatttACATAGTATTAGGTattaagtaatctagagatgatttgaagtatacaggaggatgtgcgtaggtttggtgcaccGCTGGGTCCTAAACACTGCACTGAGAGGTCAAATAAGGGGCATGAGCATTGGCGTTTTTTTGGTATgcggggggggggtctgaaatcctTAAAATTCtgatttccaaaatgcaactggccccaaggatttcagataagggattgtggacctgtatattGACAATTCATCCCAATTAATCTGTCACACAGCATTTCAAACGAACTACAGAGCATTCAACTAACAGTGAACAGTCTCACAATTGCTTTCATTTTCCTAGAAATACATCAATATTGCTGTTCACATCTGTTAATATTTCCTGGGTGATATAATCAAAATGTAAAGCACTTTTTGAATTGGCTTTTATCCCAGGCCTTCTGTTGCTCTTCCCTCCTGAGCTTTCATACCAAAAACTTAAGGAATTCTTTCTGATTTTAGCATCTAAGATTTGGCATTGTAAAATAATCTCATCCTCTCAATGGCCCATTAATGGTCTGGCTAATGATCTGCTCACTAGCACAACTTTCTAGCTGTGTTCCATCTGTTATTCAACATTCAATTTGACCATTTCAGACATTACAGCATAGAGTCATACACAGGAACAAATGAAGTAGGTCAAAATTTTACAGAGATACTCAACTCTACAAAACATCATTGAAAAATACCTGTTTCATCTTGGCAAGTTCTTTCCGTGTATTTTCATCATTTCTCAAGTCCTTCTTGTTTCCGACTAGAATTATTGGCACACTGGGACAAAAGTGCTTCACTTCAGGTGTCCACTTCTCAGGAATATTTTCTGCATGAAGTTTAAGACTATATTAATAATTGCCACGTGACTTTTCTGCATTAGTTACAAGATAACCTGAATAATAATGAACTTACCCAAGCTGTCTGGACTATCAATTGAGAAACACATTAAAATAACATCGGTGTCTGGATAGGAGAGAGGTCGGAGTCTATCATAATCTTCCTGCCCAGCTGTGTCCCAGAGTGCAAGTTCAACCTGCAACACAATGCAATTTACtaactggagcaaaaaaaaacaatccatTCTGTATTACATTATAAATACAGGCAAGTCAGCTCAACCATGGCAAACGGTAGTGGCAACAAAATCCAAACTTCATACCCAAAACTGAACTTAACCCAATTCCAGTCAACCTCATCAATATTAAACATCAACCCAAATTGTTTCTTAAGAAATCTTTGAGAATATAGTTAAGATGCCAATTGTTAGCAACATTCAATGTATTATAGTTGGGAGCCAGAGATGTGCAGCATTCAACCACCAAAATATCAATTTTATATCCCACTTGATGTTTTACAATATACAACCATTATTAATTTAGGAAATccaaagaaaaaaattagaaatatGTAAGCTTTAGTTTAATTGTATGAATTGTTTGAATCGGTTTACATGTTGCAACAAGCAAACTCACCTGCTTGCCATCCACTTCGATGTCTGCAATGTAGTTTTCAAAAACAGTTGGTACATACACCTCAGGAAATTGATCTTTACTGAAGACAATCAAAAGACATGTCTTGCCACAAGCACCATCTCCAACAATCACCAACTTTTTCCGAATTGCAGCCATCTCTAGAAGAAAAGCTCAATTAATGAAGACAACAATCTGAAGTGTGCCCTGGTAAGTACAAATGGTGAAATCTGGACTAAACTGAAGCATCGTGATATGGGGAAGATCAACTTAATGCTTCAGTGCAATAGAATAAAATATGTAATTATTCACTCAAATCCCACGCTTTTTCCatagccaagtttgtggatgattaaATAGGGAGGTTCAATTGGAAACAAAATGAAAAGCATTCAATGGCTAAAGAAAATAGATTCTTGTAGAAATGGATGTTGCATCTAGTTTGATACTAGTCATAACTTACCAATACCATTTGTGgtgctccttcctctccccccacccttcctccAATTAGCCCAAGGTACAAGCAATGAGTTAATGGacctctggttaattgggacacatcaggaccagtaccttttggcccaattaagcagctgtctaATTAAAGTTTCATTGAAGATAAGCACACAACTGTTTAATGAGTTTTAAATGCATAAATTTTTATGAAATAGAGAACAATTAGAATACTATCAATACTTCTACAGTAAGAACTGTGTTCCCAATAGAGGAATCTTTTGATTGACCAAATGAACAAAATTAAcatacctagtgcagataatgtacTGCTTTTATGTTAAATAACAAACCTCCAAATCTTAGTTTTCATAagagcattcaagatgattgtagaTGCCTTCAAATTTTTTGCACTCCCAATTGTTTCTGGCACCAAGCCTGAACACTTGAAACTGTGGCAAATTGCCACAAATTGTGTTCCAACTTATTTctcaattatcagtgacaaatcATTGCTTTTCGAACACATACACTATTCAAAACCGATTGCTCTGATCATGTAGCATGGAACAGCCACCCAAGCACAAGCAACAGATGttaattagaaactgttcagtaaCAGTTTCCTGTCCCACTCAAGCAGCATAGTTCTCAGATAAATGAAGGGAATGCCACTTTCTTGATATAATTTTTGTTCCTcaagttgttccaaataagcagctgacccaattaacaggaatccactaCTTTGAAATACATTCTCCCATTACTAGATATGGTAGTCAATATGCACATCATGTCATACACAAGATAATGCCTAGATTAATAAAAATACTAGCCACTGGAACAGCACTGCGCTGGTGAATAGAATATTTCATACATGCAAAAAGAACTAAACAAATGTTTATCCTGCCAAGGTTACTAACCATAGGCCAAGGCAAAGTATTACGCAAGTGGTGGGTTGAGAAGTGTTGCTGTACAAGAATCTGGATGCCCCATCACATAACTACATGCAGACATGCCAGTATCGCAAACAGTTAGAGGCAAACGGCACTATGTACTTGTTCGCAGACCTAATGTACAGGCACAGATGTCTTTCTACAAAGACAAGGCCATGagtagttctggcctcactactCAAGGGTCTATATGCCAGAAGGGCAGTAAGGATTCACCTgattctttggggggggggggggtggtagtaGCACCATCTCATTTGGGCCAACTAGGTTTTATTCACTGTAGTTTAGAATTAAAAGATGTCACAAGCATTCAAAATTCTGAAGAGTCTTGATAGACTGGATCCCTTTGCCTATAATAGGAGGAGGCTAGGACAATGAAGTATGACACATCACAAGCTTAAGACAGGGTCAAGCAGCCTCCTCCTGCTTTCATTCAGTACAATATGATAATACAGCACAAAGTTGCCAAAACTCTGAAGTGTCTGAAGCTGATCTTAAGACAAGCCAGACTGCTATCAGCCTACTTAAGACTGAAGATATGACTGAAAATTGTATTCAAGCGGGAGCCTTGGTGGCCAGGTTCCCCATGCTGGAAGCCACAAGACCCCTCACCAAATAGTTTGACAATTACTTTCCCCATCCTAATCTTATGTCATTAAGGCTTAAAGAATCAATGGCAAGTTTGTGCAACCtaagtcttttttaaaaaagcccACAAGCTACAAGTTTTCAGCAAATCCTATCCAAATGGGCATCAATTGGCAAGTggacaaaatgaaagcattgtaaAAGTTCTGCATTCATAAAATGATTTGTCTAACAGTTTCCCTGTCCTCAACGTAGACAAGTATTGCAGAGAAAGGAGTAAACTAGTAATCATTCTAAATTGAAATGCTTCAGCCACAGTGGGAAAGAAATACTAAGGCTTCTGACAGAGCCTACAGATTAGACCACAAAACATGCCAAGCCCAAGAGTAGTGTTCCCTTCTAACCACACCCACCAAGCTAAAATTCAAACTTCAGAGTCAGGAATGAAGAGTATATTTGTCAAGTTCCAGCTGTGAGTCAGAAACACCATTACTTATAGGTCTTGGTTTGGAACAAATGTTGTGCTTCCTGTCAGGAGACTGAGGCCAACcaaagaggaagagggaggaacACCCATAAGTAGCAACAGGAATACAACGTTTGTATATTGGTAGCCTCGTCAAACATCCAGGAAGTAATTTAGCTGTGTTCAGTTTGGAAAAGGAACAGGGCAAAGAAAAAGACTTTATCCAGAGGGATCATTGCCAATTGTTCATTTGGAAATTGTTACACCCTTAAACCAATTTTAAGGTACGTACACTGCAGACCCAACAATGCAGAAGTCATTTAGCCCTCACTCTACTCCAAGGTAAACAATAAGAATCACCTAGTCGTCCTTAATCATTTGCTGTGTGTTCAAAATATACCTAGGACTCATCCAAGTTAATGAACAAGTTGAGATCTACTGGGAATATGAGAAGAAAATCTTTTGTAGATAGGGCAAACCTTAATGTGGCCTATGATGCAATTTCTGAAAGGAGCAACACAAAGCAAAGTACAATTGCATGCAGCTATTCCACATGCAAGTAATGAAAATACAGCTCAAAAGCAGTTAAATACCTATTAATCATTAACAAATTAGCATATGTCCATTAATAACTTAAGTAACCTTCAAGTACCTTTAATGCTAAAGGTGCCACTGCTATTTAATGTGAAACAATCCAAACACACTTTGTACTTCAGTACAACACAAACTTGAGGGGGATGTTAATATTAGCTCCATGAAGCACTTAACCATATCCAGAGCACAATGCAATTTGTAGTCAAAGAACAGGGCCTAATTTTGGAAAGCAAATCAAATTAGTTTCAATAAAAGCCACTAGTGATTCTACTTTATGACAGAAATAGAACATGACAAAAGCACAGCAGGCACACAGTTGGATCAGCTAAATCAGAATAGCTACCATAAGTTAATGAAACCAATAATATCCTGGATGTAGCTGATTTCAAACGGGCAATAACAAATGAAGTGTAGTAGTCATAACCTGCAGACAACTACCTGCCATTCCACTGTCAGGGGCAATATTACTGTTTAGATATTGCCCGACAGCCATCCTACCATACAAGGGGCAACC from Mobula hypostoma chromosome 13, sMobHyp1.1, whole genome shotgun sequence includes:
- the rhocb gene encoding rho-related GTP-binding protein RhoA-D — its product is MAAIRKKLVIVGDGACGKTCLLIVFSKDQFPEVYVPTVFENYIADIEVDGKQVELALWDTAGQEDYDRLRPLSYPDTDVILMCFSIDSPDSLENIPEKWTPEVKHFCPSVPIILVGNKKDLRNDENTRKELAKMKQEPVKPEEGRDMTNKISAFGYMECSAKTKEGVREVFEMATRAALQVKHKKRRKCVLL